The Sebastes umbrosus isolate fSebUmb1 chromosome 4, fSebUmb1.pri, whole genome shotgun sequence genome has a window encoding:
- the plekha5 gene encoding pleckstrin homology domain-containing family A member 5 isoform X21, whose amino-acid sequence MSEASNYTGGSDCAANPNSPAGRVSDTHEYRPSRPSKKIHNFGKRSNSIRRNPSAPVIKRNWLYKQDSTGMKLWKKRWFVLSDLCLFYYRDEKEEGILGSILLPSFRVSMLSVDDHINRKYAFKATHPNMRTYYFCSDTAKEMESWMKVMTDAALVHSEPVKRLDRLKVEQCGPQEINHVANHRPPLTQPEIQNNELNREADRERTAAVTSTTADEERKQRDAERYGFQKDGAERERPLTKINSIKLQPAQAAAIKANIASPQTPAEMDGSHRSPQVNGSGEHCPAEATGVPPRRSPPHEPERGMSRTSSMQQLEHWVRTQRGRNQDDDTRSITSYQTLPRNMPSHRVPYMPHYGDGYCSMPRNSMAQRDSICSMSPSLYDQAMGPSGDKRRSMRDDTMWQLFEWQQRQGYPPRPPGLYSNMASPKTMINLSEHAAPSHSIPPSPSHGSLSMYGGYSPMRSYNMNSARSEVSSPIYRGDMSIDRRHRPQLNKQYAYPPDRRSMPAGIPVQSINSQSLQGKTPEELTLLLIKLRRQQAELNSIREHTVAQLMQLNMDGDNPKNDILSHHLQRNLMFLDNQMKENDPLIVMTHTLIENSAPRPQLYQQLSPEDYRERSYTCMPEEVDIDTKLSRLCEQDKVVRTQEDKLQQLYREKHTLETALLSASQEIEMGTDNPADMQSVIQQRDLLQSGLLSTCRELSRITAELERSWREYDKLEGDVTLAKNNLLEQLEALGSPQTEPPSQQHVRIQKELWRIQDVIEALNNNKAQRIADGVSMYGSKSNFSKLKNENYSVPDGGCPERAWWRHVSPCFLSCDALYNPQEEDSVPPRPPLPQSYEPNPPNVPPMPSHAGVRPSSLHRPEDRKAGHRNGTHSGPDYRLYKSEPELTTVAEVDESNGEDRSEHPDREQHKGMSYPVGIVPPRTRSPVPDSSSIASYVTLRKTKRPDPRTVSLMERPRSAMEQQLCAVESGRPRMSVEEQLERIRRHQQGALREKKKGGHIRGSSQENTPSRSHSFTKENHYRSTQSQMRRRDGGLSCGIEELEASLRQQEVVRDQETPAEEIARLKEASQADHLNMDRELSVPDKVLIPERYVESDPEEALSPEQEADKQRKVDRIKALIAKNSMQNVLPSTALSPEEETEVEVTVQEKEKMINISYELAAEASKRSKLVAVKSPSSSSPPLPQPPNTPPQLTDGSHFMCV is encoded by the exons ATGAGTGAGGCCTCCAACTACACAGGCGGCTCGGACTGCGCCGCAAACCCCAATAGTCCAGCAGGAAGAGTGAGTGACACACACGAATACAGG CCATCAAGACCTTCCAAAAAGATTCACAACTTTGGGAAGAGATCCAACTCCATCAGGAGGAATCCCAGTGCCCCAGTAATCAAGAGAAACTGGCTTTATAAACAG GACAGCACCGGGATGAAGCTGTGGAAGAAGCGGTGGTTTGTGCTGTCTGACCTGTGTCTCTTCTACTACCGAG ATGAAAAAGAGGAGGGGATACTCGGCAGCATCCTCCTACCGAGCTTTCGTGTTTCCATGCTGTCGGTTGATGATCACATTAACAGAAAATACGCTTTCAAG GCGACGCATCCCAACATGCGGACATACTATTTTTGCTCTGACACAGCCAAAGAGATGGAGTCTTGGATGAAAGTAATGACAGATGCTGCACTTGTGCATTCAGAGCCAGTGAAAAG GTTGGACAGGCTAAAAGTGGAGCAGTGTGGACCACAAGAGATCAACCACGTGGCCAACCACAGGCCTCCTCTAACACAGCCTGAAATCCAGAACAATGAACTCAACCGCGAGGCTGACCGTGAGCGCACCGCAGCGGTCACCTCCACCACAGCAGACGAAGAGAGGAAGCAGCGAGACGCCGAGCGCTACGGCTTCCAGAAGGATGGGGCGGAGCGCGAGCGCCCGCTCACCAAGATCAACAGTATCAAACTGCAGCCAGCCCAGGCCGCAGCCATCAAGGCTAACATCGCCTCGCCGCAGACTCCGGCAGAAATGGACGGGTCACACCGCAGCCCCCAGGTCAATGGATCCGGTGAGCATTGTCCCGCTGAGGCGACTGGAGTCCCTCCTCGGCGAAGTCCCCCCCATGAGCCAGAACGCGGCATGAGTAGGACCAGCTCTATGCAGCAACTGGAGCATTGGGTCCGCACGCAAAGAGGACGCAACCAGGATGATGACACCAGGAG CATTACGTCATACCAGACGCTGCCCAGAAACATGCCCAGCCATCGGGTACCCTATATGCCTCATTATGGCGACGGCTACTGCAGTATGCCCAGGAATAGCATGGCACAGCGGGACAGCATCTGCAGCATGTCGCCATCGTTGTACGACCAAGCCATGGGTCCCTCAGGTGACAAGCGTCGCTCCATGCGCGACGACACCATGTGGCAGTTATTTGAGTGGCAGCAAAGACAGGGGTACCCCCCTAGACCGCCGGGGCTCTACAGCAACATGGCCAGTCCCAAAACCATGATCAACCTGTCGGAGCACGCCGCACCAAGCCACTCCATCCCCCCATCTCCCTCCCACGGCTCCCTGTCTATGTACGGCGGCTACTCTCCGATGAGATCCTACAACATGAACAGTGCTCGTTCAGAGGTGTCCTCTCCCATTTACAGAGGAGACATGAGCATCGACAGACGGCACCGGCCACAACTCAACAAG CAGTATGCCTACCCACCTGATAGGAGGTCTATGCCTGCAGGGATCCCAGTACAATCTATCAACTCCCAGTCTCTCCAAGGCAAAACA CCTGAGGAACTGACTCTGCTGCTGATAAAGCTGCGGCGGCAGCAGGCAGAGCTAAACAGTATCCGGGAGCACACTGTAGCGCAGCTTATGCAACTAAACATGGATGGCGACAACCCAAAG AACGACATTCTCTCCCATCACCTCCAAAGGAACCTCATGTTTTTGGACAATCAG ATGAAGGAAAATGACCCTTTAATCGTCATGACTCACACTTTGATTGAGAACTCTGCCCCAAGGCCTCAACTTTACCAGCAA TTGAGTCCAGAAGACTACAGGGAGCGCTCCTATACATGTATGCCAGAAGAAGTGGACATTGAT ACCAAACTGAGCAGGTTGTGTGAGCAGGACAAAGTGGTGAGGACGCAGGAGGACAAACTTCAGCAGCTGTACAGAGAGAAG CACACTCTGGAGACAGCGCTGCTCTCAGCCAGCCAGGAGATAGAGATGGGCACTGATAACCCTGCTGACATGCAGAGTGTTATCCAGCAGAGAGACTTACTGCAGAGCGGCCTGCTGAGCACCTGCAGAGAGCTCTCCAGAATTACAGCT GAGTTGGAACGGTCGTGGAGGGAGTACGACAAGCTGGAAGGAGATGTGACTCTGGCTAAGAACAACCTCTTGGAACAGCTTGAAGCGCTGGGAAGCCCTCAG ACGGAGCCTCCCAGCCAGCAGCATGTACGCATCCAGAAGGAACTTTGGAGGATTCAAGATGTGATCGAGGCCCTCAATAACAATAAAGCTCAGAGAATCGCTGATGGTGTGAGCATGTATGGGTCCAAGAGCAACTTCAGCAAGCTCAAAAATGAG AACTACTCTGTACCAGATGGTGGTTGCCCTGAGCGTGCGTGGTGGCGCCATGTGTCACCTTGCTTCCTGTCCTGTGATGCCCTGTATAATCCCCAGGAGGAGGACTCGGTACCCCCACGGCCACCCCTACCCCAGTCCTATGAGCCCAACCCCCCCAACGTGCCCCCTATGCCCTCTCATGCTGGTGTGCGCCCTTCATCACTCCACAGGCCGGAGGACAGGAAGGCCGGCCACAGGAATGGCACGCACAGC GGCCCAGACTACAGGCTGTATAAGAGTGAACCAGAGCTCACCACAGTGGCCGAAGTGGATGAGAGCAATGGAGAGGACAGATCTGAACACCCTGATAGAGAACAACACAAAG gGATGTCCTACCCAGTTGGCATTGTCCCACCCAGGACCAGATCTCCAGTGCCTGACTCTTCCTCCATAGCTTCATACGTTACCTTAAGGAAGACCAAAAGGCCTGACCCCAGGACGGTGAGTCTAATG GAGCGTCCACGCAGCGCGatggagcagcagctgtgtgcCGTGGAGAGCGGCCGGCCCAGGATGAGcgtggaggagcagctggagagGATCCGCCGCCACCAGCAGGGTGCCCtcagggagaaaaagaaaggcgGCCACATCCGGGGTAGCAGCCAGGAGAACACACCCTCTCGCAGTCACTCGTTTACGAAAGAAAACCATTATCGCAGCACGCAG TCCCAGATGAGGCGCAGAGATGGGGGGCTAAGCTGTGGCATTGAGGAGCTGGAGGCCTCGCTCAGGCAGCAGGAGGTGGTGAGGGACCAGGAGACGCCCGCCGAGGAAATCGCCCGTCTCAAAGAAGCCTCGCAGGCTGACCACTTAAATATGGACAGAGAG CTCTCCGTGCCTGACAAAGTGCTGATTCCTGAGCGCTATGTGGAGTCAGACCCCGAGGAGGCTCTGAGCCCGGAGCAGGAGGCTGATAAGCAGAGGAAAGTTGATCGCATCAAAGCCCTCATTGCCAAAAATAG CATGCAGAATGTGCTGCCGAGTACGGCACTAAGCccagaggaggagacagaagtGGAGGTTACCGtacaggagaaagagaagatgaTTAATATCTCCTACGAGCTGGCAGCAGAGGCCTCCAAACGCAGCAAGCTGGTAGCAG TGAAAAGCCCGTCGTCCTCTTCCCCACCCCTTCCACAGCCTCCTAACACACCCCCTCAACTCACTGACGGGTCTCACTTCATGTGTGTGTAG
- the plekha5 gene encoding pleckstrin homology domain-containing family A member 5 isoform X6 → MAADLQPEWISCLPSSWSYGVTRDGRVFFINEEAKSTTWLHPVSGEAVITGHRKTPDLPTGWEEGYTFEGARCFINHNERKVTCKHPVSSLPSQDNCIFVVNEQSASKVPANEKKDRPLSTMSEASNYTGGSDCAANPNSPAGRVSDTHEYRPSRPSKKIHNFGKRSNSIRRNPSAPVIKRNWLYKQDSTGMKLWKKRWFVLSDLCLFYYRDEKEEGILGSILLPSFRVSMLSVDDHINRKYAFKATHPNMRTYYFCSDTAKEMESWMKVMTDAALVHSEPVKRLDRLKVEQCGPQEINHVANHRPPLTQPEIQNNELNREADRERTAAVTSTTADEERKQRDAERYGFQKDGAERERPLTKINSIKLQPAQAAAIKANIASPQTPAEMDGSHRSPQVNGSGEHCPAEATGVPPRRSPPHEPERGMSRTSSMQQLEHWVRTQRGRNQDDDTRSITSYQTLPRNMPSHRVPYMPHYGDGYCSMPRNSMAQRDSICSMSPSLYDQAMGPSGDKRRSMRDDTMWQLFEWQQRQGYPPRPPGLYSNMASPKTMINLSEHAAPSHSIPPSPSHGSLSMYGGYSPMRSYNMNSARSEVSSPIYRGDMSIDRRHRPQLNKQYAYPPDRRSMPAGIPVQSINSQSLQGKTPEELTLLLIKLRRQQAELNSIREHTVAQLMQLNMDGDNPKNDILSHHLQRNLMFLDNQLSPEDYRERSYTCMPEEVDIDTKLSRLCEQDKVVRTQEDKLQQLYREKHTLETALLSASQEIEMGTDNPADMQSVIQQRDLLQSGLLSTCRELSRITAELERSWREYDKLEGDVTLAKNNLLEQLEALGSPQTEPPSQQHVRIQKELWRIQDVIEALNNNKAQRIADGVSMYGSKSNFSKLKNENYSVPDGGCPERAWWRHVSPCFLSCDALYNPQEEDSVPPRPPLPQSYEPNPPNVPPMPSHAGVRPSSLHRPEDRKAGHRNGTHSGPDYRLYKSEPELTTVAEVDESNGEDRSEHPDREQHKGMSYPVGIVPPRTRSPVPDSSSIASYVTLRKTKRPDPRTVSLMERPRSAMEQQLCAVESGRPRMSVEEQLERIRRHQQGALREKKKGGHIRGSSQENTPSRSHSFTKENHYRSTQSQMRRRDGGLSCGIEELEASLRQQEVVRDQETPAEEIARLKEASQADHLNMDRELSVPDKVLIPERYVESDPEEALSPEQEADKQRKVDRIKALIAKNSMQNVLPSTALSPEEETEVEVTVQEKEKMINISYELAAEASKRSKLVAVKSPSSSSPPLPQPPNTPPQLTDGSHFMCV, encoded by the exons atctGCCTCCAAAGTGCCGGCGAATGAGAAGAAGGATCGGCCACTGAGCACCATGAGTGAGGCCTCCAACTACACAGGCGGCTCGGACTGCGCCGCAAACCCCAATAGTCCAGCAGGAAGAGTGAGTGACACACACGAATACAGG CCATCAAGACCTTCCAAAAAGATTCACAACTTTGGGAAGAGATCCAACTCCATCAGGAGGAATCCCAGTGCCCCAGTAATCAAGAGAAACTGGCTTTATAAACAG GACAGCACCGGGATGAAGCTGTGGAAGAAGCGGTGGTTTGTGCTGTCTGACCTGTGTCTCTTCTACTACCGAG ATGAAAAAGAGGAGGGGATACTCGGCAGCATCCTCCTACCGAGCTTTCGTGTTTCCATGCTGTCGGTTGATGATCACATTAACAGAAAATACGCTTTCAAG GCGACGCATCCCAACATGCGGACATACTATTTTTGCTCTGACACAGCCAAAGAGATGGAGTCTTGGATGAAAGTAATGACAGATGCTGCACTTGTGCATTCAGAGCCAGTGAAAAG GTTGGACAGGCTAAAAGTGGAGCAGTGTGGACCACAAGAGATCAACCACGTGGCCAACCACAGGCCTCCTCTAACACAGCCTGAAATCCAGAACAATGAACTCAACCGCGAGGCTGACCGTGAGCGCACCGCAGCGGTCACCTCCACCACAGCAGACGAAGAGAGGAAGCAGCGAGACGCCGAGCGCTACGGCTTCCAGAAGGATGGGGCGGAGCGCGAGCGCCCGCTCACCAAGATCAACAGTATCAAACTGCAGCCAGCCCAGGCCGCAGCCATCAAGGCTAACATCGCCTCGCCGCAGACTCCGGCAGAAATGGACGGGTCACACCGCAGCCCCCAGGTCAATGGATCCGGTGAGCATTGTCCCGCTGAGGCGACTGGAGTCCCTCCTCGGCGAAGTCCCCCCCATGAGCCAGAACGCGGCATGAGTAGGACCAGCTCTATGCAGCAACTGGAGCATTGGGTCCGCACGCAAAGAGGACGCAACCAGGATGATGACACCAGGAG CATTACGTCATACCAGACGCTGCCCAGAAACATGCCCAGCCATCGGGTACCCTATATGCCTCATTATGGCGACGGCTACTGCAGTATGCCCAGGAATAGCATGGCACAGCGGGACAGCATCTGCAGCATGTCGCCATCGTTGTACGACCAAGCCATGGGTCCCTCAGGTGACAAGCGTCGCTCCATGCGCGACGACACCATGTGGCAGTTATTTGAGTGGCAGCAAAGACAGGGGTACCCCCCTAGACCGCCGGGGCTCTACAGCAACATGGCCAGTCCCAAAACCATGATCAACCTGTCGGAGCACGCCGCACCAAGCCACTCCATCCCCCCATCTCCCTCCCACGGCTCCCTGTCTATGTACGGCGGCTACTCTCCGATGAGATCCTACAACATGAACAGTGCTCGTTCAGAGGTGTCCTCTCCCATTTACAGAGGAGACATGAGCATCGACAGACGGCACCGGCCACAACTCAACAAG CAGTATGCCTACCCACCTGATAGGAGGTCTATGCCTGCAGGGATCCCAGTACAATCTATCAACTCCCAGTCTCTCCAAGGCAAAACA CCTGAGGAACTGACTCTGCTGCTGATAAAGCTGCGGCGGCAGCAGGCAGAGCTAAACAGTATCCGGGAGCACACTGTAGCGCAGCTTATGCAACTAAACATGGATGGCGACAACCCAAAG AACGACATTCTCTCCCATCACCTCCAAAGGAACCTCATGTTTTTGGACAATCAG TTGAGTCCAGAAGACTACAGGGAGCGCTCCTATACATGTATGCCAGAAGAAGTGGACATTGAT ACCAAACTGAGCAGGTTGTGTGAGCAGGACAAAGTGGTGAGGACGCAGGAGGACAAACTTCAGCAGCTGTACAGAGAGAAG CACACTCTGGAGACAGCGCTGCTCTCAGCCAGCCAGGAGATAGAGATGGGCACTGATAACCCTGCTGACATGCAGAGTGTTATCCAGCAGAGAGACTTACTGCAGAGCGGCCTGCTGAGCACCTGCAGAGAGCTCTCCAGAATTACAGCT GAGTTGGAACGGTCGTGGAGGGAGTACGACAAGCTGGAAGGAGATGTGACTCTGGCTAAGAACAACCTCTTGGAACAGCTTGAAGCGCTGGGAAGCCCTCAG ACGGAGCCTCCCAGCCAGCAGCATGTACGCATCCAGAAGGAACTTTGGAGGATTCAAGATGTGATCGAGGCCCTCAATAACAATAAAGCTCAGAGAATCGCTGATGGTGTGAGCATGTATGGGTCCAAGAGCAACTTCAGCAAGCTCAAAAATGAG AACTACTCTGTACCAGATGGTGGTTGCCCTGAGCGTGCGTGGTGGCGCCATGTGTCACCTTGCTTCCTGTCCTGTGATGCCCTGTATAATCCCCAGGAGGAGGACTCGGTACCCCCACGGCCACCCCTACCCCAGTCCTATGAGCCCAACCCCCCCAACGTGCCCCCTATGCCCTCTCATGCTGGTGTGCGCCCTTCATCACTCCACAGGCCGGAGGACAGGAAGGCCGGCCACAGGAATGGCACGCACAGC GGCCCAGACTACAGGCTGTATAAGAGTGAACCAGAGCTCACCACAGTGGCCGAAGTGGATGAGAGCAATGGAGAGGACAGATCTGAACACCCTGATAGAGAACAACACAAAG gGATGTCCTACCCAGTTGGCATTGTCCCACCCAGGACCAGATCTCCAGTGCCTGACTCTTCCTCCATAGCTTCATACGTTACCTTAAGGAAGACCAAAAGGCCTGACCCCAGGACGGTGAGTCTAATG GAGCGTCCACGCAGCGCGatggagcagcagctgtgtgcCGTGGAGAGCGGCCGGCCCAGGATGAGcgtggaggagcagctggagagGATCCGCCGCCACCAGCAGGGTGCCCtcagggagaaaaagaaaggcgGCCACATCCGGGGTAGCAGCCAGGAGAACACACCCTCTCGCAGTCACTCGTTTACGAAAGAAAACCATTATCGCAGCACGCAG TCCCAGATGAGGCGCAGAGATGGGGGGCTAAGCTGTGGCATTGAGGAGCTGGAGGCCTCGCTCAGGCAGCAGGAGGTGGTGAGGGACCAGGAGACGCCCGCCGAGGAAATCGCCCGTCTCAAAGAAGCCTCGCAGGCTGACCACTTAAATATGGACAGAGAG CTCTCCGTGCCTGACAAAGTGCTGATTCCTGAGCGCTATGTGGAGTCAGACCCCGAGGAGGCTCTGAGCCCGGAGCAGGAGGCTGATAAGCAGAGGAAAGTTGATCGCATCAAAGCCCTCATTGCCAAAAATAG CATGCAGAATGTGCTGCCGAGTACGGCACTAAGCccagaggaggagacagaagtGGAGGTTACCGtacaggagaaagagaagatgaTTAATATCTCCTACGAGCTGGCAGCAGAGGCCTCCAAACGCAGCAAGCTGGTAGCAG TGAAAAGCCCGTCGTCCTCTTCCCCACCCCTTCCACAGCCTCCTAACACACCCCCTCAACTCACTGACGGGTCTCACTTCATGTGTGTGTAG
- the plekha5 gene encoding pleckstrin homology domain-containing family A member 5 isoform X20, whose translation MAADLQPEWISCLPSSWSYGVTRDGRVFFINEEAKSTTWLHPVSGEAVITGHRKTPDLPTGWEEGYTFEGARCFINHNERKVTCKHPVSSLPSQDNCIFVVNEQSASKVPANEKKDRPLSTMSEASNYTGGSDCAANPNSPAGRVSDTHEYRPSRPSKKIHNFGKRSNSIRRNPSAPVIKRNWLYKQDSTGMKLWKKRWFVLSDLCLFYYRDEKEEGILGSILLPSFRVSMLSVDDHINRKYAFKATHPNMRTYYFCSDTAKEMESWMKVMTDAALVHSEPVKRLDRLKVEQCGPQEINHVANHRPPLTQPEIQNNELNREADRERTAAVTSTTADEERKQRDAERYGFQKDGAERERPLTKINSIKLQPAQAAAIKANIASPQTPAEMDGSHRSPQVNGSGEHCPAEATGVPPRRSPPHEPERGMSRTSSMQQLEHWVRTQRGRNQDDDTRSITSYQTLPRNMPSHRVPYMPHYGDGYCSMPRNSMAQRDSICSMSPSLYDQAMGPSGDKRRSMRDDTMWQLFEWQQRQGYPPRPPGLYSNMASPKTMINLSEHAAPSHSIPPSPSHGSLSMYGGYSPMRSYNMNSARSEVSSPIYRGDMSIDRRHRPQLNKYAYPPDRRSMPAGIPVQSINSQSLQGKTLSPEDYRERSYTCMPEEVDIDTKLSRLCEQDKVVRTQEDKLQQLYREKHTLETALLSASQEIEMGTDNPADMQSVIQQRDLLQSGLLSTCRELSRITAELERSWREYDKLEGDVTLAKNNLLEQLEALGSPQTEPPSQQHVRIQKELWRIQDVIEALNNNKAQRIADGVSMYGSKSNFSKLKNEEEDSVPPRPPLPQSYEPNPPNVPPMPSHAGVRPSSLHRPEDRKAGHRNGTHSGPDYRLYKSEPELTTVAEVDESNGEDRSEHPDREQHKGMSYPVGIVPPRTRSPVPDSSSIASYVTLRKTKRPDPRTVSLMERPRSAMEQQLCAVESGRPRMSVEEQLERIRRHQQGALREKKKGGHIRGSSQENTPSRSHSFTKENHYRSTQSQMRRRDGGLSCGIEELEASLRQQEVVRDQETPAEEIARLKEASQADHLNMDRELSVPDKVLIPERYVESDPEEALSPEQEADKQRKVDRIKALIAKNSMQNVLPSTALSPEEETEVEVTVQEKEKMINISYELAAEASKRSKLVAVKSPSSSSPPLPQPPNTPPQLTDGSHFMCV comes from the exons atctGCCTCCAAAGTGCCGGCGAATGAGAAGAAGGATCGGCCACTGAGCACCATGAGTGAGGCCTCCAACTACACAGGCGGCTCGGACTGCGCCGCAAACCCCAATAGTCCAGCAGGAAGAGTGAGTGACACACACGAATACAGG CCATCAAGACCTTCCAAAAAGATTCACAACTTTGGGAAGAGATCCAACTCCATCAGGAGGAATCCCAGTGCCCCAGTAATCAAGAGAAACTGGCTTTATAAACAG GACAGCACCGGGATGAAGCTGTGGAAGAAGCGGTGGTTTGTGCTGTCTGACCTGTGTCTCTTCTACTACCGAG ATGAAAAAGAGGAGGGGATACTCGGCAGCATCCTCCTACCGAGCTTTCGTGTTTCCATGCTGTCGGTTGATGATCACATTAACAGAAAATACGCTTTCAAG GCGACGCATCCCAACATGCGGACATACTATTTTTGCTCTGACACAGCCAAAGAGATGGAGTCTTGGATGAAAGTAATGACAGATGCTGCACTTGTGCATTCAGAGCCAGTGAAAAG GTTGGACAGGCTAAAAGTGGAGCAGTGTGGACCACAAGAGATCAACCACGTGGCCAACCACAGGCCTCCTCTAACACAGCCTGAAATCCAGAACAATGAACTCAACCGCGAGGCTGACCGTGAGCGCACCGCAGCGGTCACCTCCACCACAGCAGACGAAGAGAGGAAGCAGCGAGACGCCGAGCGCTACGGCTTCCAGAAGGATGGGGCGGAGCGCGAGCGCCCGCTCACCAAGATCAACAGTATCAAACTGCAGCCAGCCCAGGCCGCAGCCATCAAGGCTAACATCGCCTCGCCGCAGACTCCGGCAGAAATGGACGGGTCACACCGCAGCCCCCAGGTCAATGGATCCGGTGAGCATTGTCCCGCTGAGGCGACTGGAGTCCCTCCTCGGCGAAGTCCCCCCCATGAGCCAGAACGCGGCATGAGTAGGACCAGCTCTATGCAGCAACTGGAGCATTGGGTCCGCACGCAAAGAGGACGCAACCAGGATGATGACACCAGGAG CATTACGTCATACCAGACGCTGCCCAGAAACATGCCCAGCCATCGGGTACCCTATATGCCTCATTATGGCGACGGCTACTGCAGTATGCCCAGGAATAGCATGGCACAGCGGGACAGCATCTGCAGCATGTCGCCATCGTTGTACGACCAAGCCATGGGTCCCTCAGGTGACAAGCGTCGCTCCATGCGCGACGACACCATGTGGCAGTTATTTGAGTGGCAGCAAAGACAGGGGTACCCCCCTAGACCGCCGGGGCTCTACAGCAACATGGCCAGTCCCAAAACCATGATCAACCTGTCGGAGCACGCCGCACCAAGCCACTCCATCCCCCCATCTCCCTCCCACGGCTCCCTGTCTATGTACGGCGGCTACTCTCCGATGAGATCCTACAACATGAACAGTGCTCGTTCAGAGGTGTCCTCTCCCATTTACAGAGGAGACATGAGCATCGACAGACGGCACCGGCCACAACTCAACAAG TATGCCTACCCACCTGATAGGAGGTCTATGCCTGCAGGGATCCCAGTACAATCTATCAACTCCCAGTCTCTCCAAGGCAAAACA TTGAGTCCAGAAGACTACAGGGAGCGCTCCTATACATGTATGCCAGAAGAAGTGGACATTGAT ACCAAACTGAGCAGGTTGTGTGAGCAGGACAAAGTGGTGAGGACGCAGGAGGACAAACTTCAGCAGCTGTACAGAGAGAAG CACACTCTGGAGACAGCGCTGCTCTCAGCCAGCCAGGAGATAGAGATGGGCACTGATAACCCTGCTGACATGCAGAGTGTTATCCAGCAGAGAGACTTACTGCAGAGCGGCCTGCTGAGCACCTGCAGAGAGCTCTCCAGAATTACAGCT GAGTTGGAACGGTCGTGGAGGGAGTACGACAAGCTGGAAGGAGATGTGACTCTGGCTAAGAACAACCTCTTGGAACAGCTTGAAGCGCTGGGAAGCCCTCAG ACGGAGCCTCCCAGCCAGCAGCATGTACGCATCCAGAAGGAACTTTGGAGGATTCAAGATGTGATCGAGGCCCTCAATAACAATAAAGCTCAGAGAATCGCTGATGGTGTGAGCATGTATGGGTCCAAGAGCAACTTCAGCAAGCTCAAAAATGAG GAGGAGGACTCGGTACCCCCACGGCCACCCCTACCCCAGTCCTATGAGCCCAACCCCCCCAACGTGCCCCCTATGCCCTCTCATGCTGGTGTGCGCCCTTCATCACTCCACAGGCCGGAGGACAGGAAGGCCGGCCACAGGAATGGCACGCACAGC GGCCCAGACTACAGGCTGTATAAGAGTGAACCAGAGCTCACCACAGTGGCCGAAGTGGATGAGAGCAATGGAGAGGACAGATCTGAACACCCTGATAGAGAACAACACAAAG gGATGTCCTACCCAGTTGGCATTGTCCCACCCAGGACCAGATCTCCAGTGCCTGACTCTTCCTCCATAGCTTCATACGTTACCTTAAGGAAGACCAAAAGGCCTGACCCCAGGACGGTGAGTCTAATG GAGCGTCCACGCAGCGCGatggagcagcagctgtgtgcCGTGGAGAGCGGCCGGCCCAGGATGAGcgtggaggagcagctggagagGATCCGCCGCCACCAGCAGGGTGCCCtcagggagaaaaagaaaggcgGCCACATCCGGGGTAGCAGCCAGGAGAACACACCCTCTCGCAGTCACTCGTTTACGAAAGAAAACCATTATCGCAGCACGCAG TCCCAGATGAGGCGCAGAGATGGGGGGCTAAGCTGTGGCATTGAGGAGCTGGAGGCCTCGCTCAGGCAGCAGGAGGTGGTGAGGGACCAGGAGACGCCCGCCGAGGAAATCGCCCGTCTCAAAGAAGCCTCGCAGGCTGACCACTTAAATATGGACAGAGAG CTCTCCGTGCCTGACAAAGTGCTGATTCCTGAGCGCTATGTGGAGTCAGACCCCGAGGAGGCTCTGAGCCCGGAGCAGGAGGCTGATAAGCAGAGGAAAGTTGATCGCATCAAAGCCCTCATTGCCAAAAATAG CATGCAGAATGTGCTGCCGAGTACGGCACTAAGCccagaggaggagacagaagtGGAGGTTACCGtacaggagaaagagaagatgaTTAATATCTCCTACGAGCTGGCAGCAGAGGCCTCCAAACGCAGCAAGCTGGTAGCAG TGAAAAGCCCGTCGTCCTCTTCCCCACCCCTTCCACAGCCTCCTAACACACCCCCTCAACTCACTGACGGGTCTCACTTCATGTGTGTGTAG